A genomic segment from Glycine soja cultivar W05 chromosome 20, ASM419377v2, whole genome shotgun sequence encodes:
- the LOC114403627 gene encoding putative UDP-glucose glucosyltransferase, translating into MGSELEAPIHVLMVSYPAQGHINPLLRLGKCLAAKGLFVTFTTSETAGKNMRTANNITDKSVIPVGDGFLKFDFFEDGMADDDDGPKKINLGDFSAQLVLFGKQYVSQMIKKHAEENHPFSCIINNPFVPWVCDVAAEHGIPSAMLWIQSSAVFTAYYSYFHKLVSFPSDSDPYVDVQLPSVVLKHNEVPDFLHPFSPYPFLGTLILEQFKNLSKPFCVLVDSFEELEHDYINYLTKFVPIRPIGPLFKTPIATGTSEIRGDFMKSDDCIEWLNSRAPASVVYISFGSIVYLPQEQVTEIAHGLTNSHASFLWVLKPPPKNFGVPPHVLPDGFFEETRDKGKVVQWSPQEEVLAHPSVACFLTHCGWNSSMEALTLGVPMLTFPAWGDQVTNAKFLVDVFGVGIKLGYGKAEKKVVSREEVKKCLLEATEGPKADELKQNALKWKKDAETAVAVGGSSARNLDAFVKEIKKRGAVGVSGR; encoded by the coding sequence atgggTTCTGAACTTGAAGCTCCCATTCACGTCCTCATGGTGTCCTATCCAGCACAAGGACACATAAACCCTTTGCTCAGACTAGGTAAGTGCCTTGCTGCAAAGGGCTTATTTGTAACCTTCACCACCTCAGAGACCGCTGGTAAAAACATGCGAACCGCCAATAACATCACTGACAAATCAGTGATTCCTGTCGGCGATGGTTTTCTCAAGTTCGATTTCTTTGAAGATGGCAtggcagatgatgatgatggtccCAAGAAGATAAATCTCGGTGATTTCAGTGCACAGCTTGTGCTTTTCGGGAAGCAATACGTTTCCCAAATGATCAAGAAGCATGCTGAAGAAAACCACCCATTTTCTTGCATCATAAACAACCCTTTTGTTCCATGGGTTTGTGACGTAGCTGCTGAACATGGTATTCCTTCTGCCATGTTATGGATTCAATCCAGTGCTGTCTTCACCGCTTACTACAGCTACTTCCACAAACTGGTAAGTTTTCCTTCAGATTCAGATCCTTATGTTGATGTTCAATTGCCTTCCGTAGTCCTTAAACACAACGAAGTTCCAGATTTTCTGCATCCTTTTAGTCCATATCCATTTCTGGGGACACTCATATTGGAACAGTTTAAGAATTTGTCCAAGCCTTTCTGTGTGTTGGTGGATAGTTTTGAGGAACTAGAGCATGATTACATAAACTATCTTACAAAGTTTGTGCCCATAAGGCCCATCGGTCCTTTGTTCAAGACCCCAATAGCAACAGGCACAAGTGAAATCCGAGGTGATTTTATGAAGAGTGATGATTGCATAGAGTGGCTTAACTCGAGGGCCCCAGCATCTGTGGTATATATATCTTTTGGGAGTATTGTGTATCTGCCTCAAGAACAGGTAACTGAAATAGCGCATGGACTAACGAATTCGCATGCCTCGTTTTTGTGGGTGTTGAAGCCACCTCCTAAGAATTTCGGGGTTCCACCTCATGTTCTGCCAGATGGGTTCTTTGAGGAGACAAGAGATAAAGGCAAAGTTGTGCAGTGGAGTCCACAAGAGGAAGTGTTGGCTCATCCTTCGGTGGCATGCTTCTTGACACATTGTGGTTGGAACTCTTCAATGGAAGCACTCACTTTGGGAGTGCCAATGTTGACATTTCCAGCATGGGGTGACCAAGTCACGAATGCAAAGTTTTTGGTGGATGTGTTTGGAGTGGGGATTAAACTGGGTTATGGGAAGGCTGAAAAGAAAGTGGTGAGCAGAGAAGAGGTAAAAAAGTGCTTATTGGAAGCTACAGAAGGGCCAAAAGCAGACGAGTTGAAACAAAACGCGCTCAAGTGGAAGAAGGATGCAGAGACCGCGGTGGCTGTAGGTGGCTCATCTGCCAGAAATCTCGATGCATttgtgaaagaaattaaaaaacgtGGAGCTGTTGGGGTCAGCGGGAGATAA